Proteins encoded by one window of Hafnia alvei:
- a CDS encoding branched-chain amino acid ABC transporter substrate-binding protein — protein MNINKGKVFLAGCMALAMSSSVMAKDIKIAIVGAMSGPVAQYGDMEFTGAKQAIADINAKGGVNGDKLVGVEYDDACDPKQAVAVANKVINDGIRYVIGHLCSSSTQPASDIYEDEGVLMITPAATNADLTTRGYKLIMRTTGLDSDQGPTAAKYILNTIKPQRIAVVHDKQQYGEGLARSVKDALEKSNVKPVLFEGVTAGDKDFSTLVAKLKKENVDFVYFGGYYPEMGQILRQAKQAGLKAKFMGPEGVGNSSLSNIAGDASEGMLVTLPQRYDQAPANKAIVDSLKAKKLDPTGPFVWTTYAALQSLTTGMERSKSEEPADIIKNLKAQPVDTVMGPLSWDDKGDLKGFEFGIFEWHADGSSTAVK, from the coding sequence ATGAATATTAATAAGGGTAAGGTTTTTCTGGCGGGTTGTATGGCGTTAGCCATGAGCAGCAGCGTGATGGCGAAGGACATCAAAATTGCCATCGTGGGGGCGATGTCTGGCCCAGTGGCGCAATATGGCGATATGGAATTTACCGGTGCTAAGCAGGCGATTGCTGATATCAACGCGAAAGGCGGCGTGAACGGCGACAAATTGGTCGGCGTGGAATATGACGATGCCTGCGATCCTAAGCAAGCGGTAGCGGTGGCAAACAAGGTGATTAACGATGGTATTCGCTACGTTATCGGCCATCTATGTTCTTCTTCCACTCAGCCCGCTTCGGATATCTACGAAGATGAAGGCGTGTTGATGATAACTCCTGCGGCGACCAACGCCGATCTCACCACGCGCGGCTATAAGCTGATTATGCGTACCACCGGGCTGGATTCCGATCAGGGGCCAACGGCGGCGAAATATATTCTCAACACCATTAAACCGCAGCGTATCGCCGTAGTGCATGACAAACAGCAATATGGTGAAGGTCTGGCTCGTTCGGTTAAAGATGCGTTGGAGAAATCCAATGTGAAGCCTGTGCTGTTTGAAGGTGTGACGGCAGGCGATAAAGATTTCTCCACGCTGGTGGCCAAACTGAAGAAAGAGAACGTCGATTTTGTTTACTTCGGTGGCTACTACCCAGAGATGGGGCAAATTTTGCGTCAGGCTAAGCAAGCTGGTCTGAAGGCTAAGTTTATGGGGCCTGAGGGCGTGGGTAACTCTTCGTTGTCTAACATCGCGGGGGATGCTTCCGAAGGCATGCTGGTCACGCTGCCACAGCGCTACGATCAGGCTCCGGCTAACAAAGCCATCGTGGACTCGCTGAAAGCTAAAAAGCTGGATCCAACTGGCCCGTTTGTGTGGACCACCTATGCCGCGCTGCAATCGCTGACCACCGGCATGGAGCGTAGTAAAAGCGAAGAGCCTGCTGACATCATCAAAAACCTCAAAGCTCAACCGGTTGATACCGTGATGGGGCCATTGAGTTGGGATGACAAAGGCGATCTGAAAGGCTTCGAGTTCGGTATCTTCGAATGGCACGCCGATGGTTCATCAACTGCGGTGAAGTAA